A single Paraburkholderia sp. FT54 DNA region contains:
- the cadR gene encoding Cd(II)/Pb(II)-responsive transcriptional regulator, which yields MKIGELAKIAHCTTETIRFYEKEGLLPEAERTEANYRSYTAKHVERLRFIRNCRALDMTHDEIRALLRLTDAPANGCGGINTLIDEHIAHVDMRIDELKQLKAQLTTLREQCHGEQAVEDCGIVQGLTDMEVSAPRARHTHLG from the coding sequence ATGAAAATCGGCGAATTGGCGAAAATCGCCCATTGCACGACCGAAACCATCCGTTTCTACGAGAAAGAGGGCTTGTTGCCCGAAGCGGAGCGTACCGAGGCCAATTACCGCAGTTACACGGCCAAGCACGTCGAACGCCTGCGCTTCATCCGGAACTGCCGCGCGCTCGACATGACTCACGACGAAATCCGTGCGTTGCTGCGTCTGACCGACGCGCCGGCCAACGGCTGCGGCGGCATCAATACCTTGATCGACGAGCACATCGCGCACGTCGACATGCGCATCGACGAACTGAAGCAGCTGAAAGCGCAATTGACCACGCTGCGTGAGCAATGCCACGGCGAACAGGCCGTGGAGGACTGCGGCATCGTGCAGGGTCTCACCGACATGGAAGTGAGCGCACCGCGCGCGCGGCATACGCATCTGGGTTGA